In Xyrauchen texanus isolate HMW12.3.18 chromosome 13, RBS_HiC_50CHRs, whole genome shotgun sequence, a single genomic region encodes these proteins:
- the LOC127653676 gene encoding FYVE, RhoGEF and PH domain-containing protein 5-like isoform X1 — protein MPNQDLKQAIAPNPRKFPQHHHTSNIYFNMLHPDRTLKPSNVRHQMTKMYRTIVLDQEELQEKRTVQTDETEQDVIVEQGDELGCGDELAQGIDLDLVEDLGGGESMDLHSNSCSKRVVNSNRVAEHIHLKEVGNIALGLTKNGVSSSHKSSSVVKLSSNTIYGQNAYTNAVLIDDIIYVKSFIEGLYPNGMSPNSMITSTMFSNEEDPDGIFQYSCDAGEALADKDGLSECDLFEQTEPSQIIETEENISGDITMLTMEEVLDSSELSSTSDEEEDDEMQEEIENIEEQGDNHLSGKSFSQYLLVAIEAPDNPLSDSSDLSSSVLEVEDNEMQKKKEQCEKLEDHNLSDKSSSLNLLSPSDSPDCPTSDGGCETLFRSDQPCFLSSSSSLSQPFFVSGAETVLDYEDVADANHNYCNKDSVELDHPENDQTILIPDLFSALSLIQQQSETKCQSLLSYEVEESIGQEVVPKSMTTENVTGLTEEHVYEETEPNIQANDLLQNRKYFMTRSISVETPSKKLDLISSPATGNARLLLHPHSFYPDQCFLENGQLALTGSLGCLSQGVHISTDLAKVTRVDIPPPFELASITKRPIRKSSPSLTNKMTSSCKKPDFGFKRYLLPLRFLRKSERKSMMDNRSISSRSSSESSPQVLCKNLDLIRHSMGSPELMRTPDCTQPTSRSSFIFPKNRHKQELNLTLNTNLTSSSSSIVPNNLLHSHFEPLPLSKSRSFSSTNPDSSEYENVQNASTHYENVQIRLLNPIIESQRNQSSTSDTDGYVDMSSLPGFHGKSQSSEQETDSTYTFCSPNVRPDGTVGVSVGVACTREKRTKTSDKLAVSCSRAFYSAKELLDSEAQHVKTLQLLFETVEADERLSTLWTEIPDICTLHQDIHTLLEACIKEWDQNEGIAEIILAKKTSFSIFSSYISHYDEKVNYVEQMQSTLPDVATLKKHLLQVIVRILQYRMLLTEYLNNLSPDSREFQDTQDALAVVSDVAYHVNDSLQYGADLLLLVYIEHSVLGLMDLLQPGRIFVKEGTLMKVSRKCKQPRHLFLVQMNDIMLYTYPQQDGKYRLINTLPLAGMEVSKPMIENAQNVLKIDVKDISITLTASSCIERDSWFFTLNRTLLDLGPAPEVPVDCLEFLGVPEVCLGENAPPLLCVSQVTVCMNCPSHFSLTNRRHHCHACGKVVCRDCCRKKFPLKYMKNRRAKVCDQCYTELRKHDVATITESSSRPLSAVFQNIHPSSLWKSRKGQLSFNQVSGSEGVMSGTLQRCRNSKRSWKNLWFLLKDKVLYTYPQPEERVACETLPLLGFSVRSEVEGESSMFQLYCKSTLFYTFRAQDCHTAQRYTYVHTHPLIPCGKYQHCCVLDASVLAPLQYVSTQYGYSMLM, from the exons ATGCCTAATCAGGACCTCAAACAAGCAATTGCACCCAATCCTAGAAAATTTCCCCAGCATCATCATACTTCTAACATTTATTTCAATATGCTCCACCCTGACAGAACACTTAAACCCTCAAATGTAAGACATCAAATGACGAAAATGTATAGAACAATAGTGCTGGACCAGGAGGAGTTACAAGAGAAGAGGACAGTCCAAACAGATGAGACAGAACAGGATGTTATTGTGGAACAGGGGGATGAGTTAGGATGTGGGGATGAGTTGGCACAGGGAATTGACTTAGATTTGGTGGAGGATTTAGGAGGCGGCGAGTCAATGGACCTTCACTCTAATTCATGCAGTAAGAGAGTGGTAAATAGTAACAGAGTGGCAGAGCATATACACTTAAAGGAAGTAGGTAATATAGCATTGGGATTGACAAAAAATGGCGTATCATCATCACATAAAAGTTCCAGTGTTGTTAAATTATCCTCTAATACAATATACGGACAAAATGCATACACTAATGCAGTGCTAATTGACGAtataatctatgtaaaatcttttaTTGAAGGATTATATCCAAATGGAATGTCCCCCAATAGTATGATTACAAGCACAATGTTTTCAAATGAAGAAGACCCAGATGGGATATTTCAATACAGTTGTGATGCAGGCGAGGCATTGGCAGACAAAGATGGACTTTCTGAGTGTGACCTATTTGAACAAACAGAACCTTCACAAATTATAGAGACAGAAGAGAACATCAGCGGAGATATAACGATGCTCACAATGGAGGAGGTATTGGACAGTTCTGAATTGTCTTCAACTTCCGAtgaggaagaggatgatgaaATGCAGGAGGAAATAGAAAACATTGAGGAACAAGGAGATAATCATTTGTCAGGCAAAAGTTTTTCACAATATCTCCTGGTAGCAATTGAGGCTCCAGACAATCCCTTATCAGATAGTTCTGATCTGTCTTCATCTGTCCTTGAGGTAGAGGATAATgaaatgcagaagaaaaaagagCAATGTGAGAAACTAGAAGATCATAATTTGTCTGACAAAAGTTCTTCACTCAATCTCTTGTCACCCAGTGACTCTCCAGACTGTCCCACATCGGATGGTGGATGTGAAACCCTCTTTCGGTCTGATCAGCCCTGTTTCTTGAGTTCCTCATCTTCTCTATCCCAGCCATTCTTTGTCTCAGGAGCTGAGACAGTCTTAGACTATGAGGATGTAGCAGATGCAAATCATAATTACTGTAACAAAGATTCAGTGGAGCTAGATCACCCTGAGAATGATCAGACCATCCTAATCCCTGACCTCTTCAGTGCCCTCTCACTTATTCAACAGCAATCTGAAACCAAATGCCAAAGTTTACTATCATATGAAGTTGAGGAGAGCATTGGGCAAGAAGTTGTTCCAAAGAGTATGACAACTGAAAATGTAACTGGTCTTACAGAAGAACATGTGTATGAAGAGACAGAGCCAAACATCCAAGCAAATGACCTTCTTCAGAACAGGAAGTACTTTATGACTCGCTCTATATCTGTGGAAACCCCCAGTAAGAAACTTGACCTAATTAGTAGCCCAGCAACAGGAAATGCCCGGCTTTTGCTACACCCACACTCCTTCTATCCAGATCAATGTTTCCTTGAAAATGGTCAGCTCGCACTAACTGGTTCTTTAGGATGTCTTTCACAAGGCGTCCACATCTCAACAGACTTAGCTAAAGTGACTAGAGTGGATATACCACCCCCTTTTGAACTAGCTTCCATCACTAAACGACCAATAAGAAAAAGTTCACCATCCCTGACCAACAAAATGACTTCCTCTTGCAAGAAACCTGATTTTGGGTTTAAACGTTACCTACTGCCATTACGATTCCTCAGGAAATCTGAACGGAAAAGCATGATGGATAATCGCTCAATTTCCTCCAGGTCCTCCTCTGAGTCGAGTCCACAAGTGTTATGCAAAAACTTGGATTTAATCAGGCATAGCATGGGCAGCCCTGAGTTAATGAGGACCCCAGATTGCACACAACCAACATCCCGCTCTTCCTTTATTTTCCCAAAAAATAGGCATAAACAGGAACTTAACTTAACCCTTAATACTAATTTAACTTCCAGCTCCAGTTCTATAGTGCCCAATAATTTGTTACATTCCCACTTTGAGCCCCTACCCCTTTCTAAATCTCGATCTTTTTCATCTACCAATCCTGACTCATCGGAATACGAGAATGTTCAAAATGCTTCTACTCACTATGAGAATGTGCAGATTCGCCTATTGAACCCCATCATTGAGAGTCAACGAAATCAGAGTTCAACCAGTGACACTGATGGTTATGTGGATATGAGCAGTCTACCAGGCTTCCATGGCAAAAGTCAGTCTTCTGAGCAAGAGACAGATAG TACCTACACTTTCTGTTCTCCGAATGTGAGGCCAGATGGAACAGTGGGTGTGTCTGTAGGTGTGGCTTGTACAAGAGAGAAAAGGACAAAGACATCTGACAAACTG GCTGTCAGCTGCTCAAGGGCATTCTACAGTGCTAAAGAGCTTTTGGACAGTGAAGCACA gcATGTTAAGACTTTACAACTTCTCTTTGAG ACTGTTGAAGCGGATGAGAGGCTGAGTACACTGTGGACAGAGATACCTGATATTTGTACCCTCCACCAAGATATACACACACTACTGGAGGCCTGCATCAAGGAATG GGATCAGAATGAAGGAATTGCTGAAATCATCTTGGCAAAGAAGACAAGTTTTTCCATCTTCTCCTCTTACATCAGCCATTATGATGAAAAAGTGAATTATGTGGAACAAATGCAAAgcaca TTACCAGATGTGGCAACCTTGAAAAAGCACTTGCTGCAGGTCATTGTGCGCATCCTACAATACCGAATGCTGCTAACAG AATACCTGAATAATCTCTCACCAGACTCCAGAGAATTCCAAGATACACAAG ATGCTTTGGCAGTGGTCTCAGATGTTGCTTATCATGTCAATGACAGCCTCCAGTACGGA GCAGATCTTTTGCTATTGGTCTATATTGAACACAGTGTTCTAGGTCTGATGGATCTCCTACAGCCTGGAAGG ATTTTTGTGAAAGAAGGTACCCTCATGAAGGTCAGCAGGAAGTGCAAGCAGCCCCGTCACCTTTTTCTGGTACAA atgaaTGACATTATGCTCTACACATATCCTCAGCAAGATGGCAAATATAGACTCATCAACACATTACCACTGGCAGGGATGGAG GTCAGCAAGCCAATGATAGAGAATGCTCAGAATGTATTGAAAATTGATGTGAAAGACATAAGCATCACTTTGACTGCCAG CTCCTGCATCGAACGAGACAGTTGGTTTTTTACACTGAATCGGACGTTGCTGGACCTTGGCCCAGCACCAGAAGTCCCAGTGGACTGTCTTGAG TTCTTAGGGGTGCCAGAGGTTTGTCTTGGCGAGAATGCTCCTCCACTTTTGTGCGTCTCTCAGGTGACAGTTTGCATGAACTGTCCCTCTCATTTTAGCCTCACAAATAGACGACATCACTGCCATGCCTGTGGCAAG GTTGTTTGCAGAGATTGTTGCAGGAAGAAGTTCCCCCTTAAATACATGAAGAACAGACGGGCCAAAGTGTGTGATCAATGTTACACTGAGCTTCGTAAGCATG ATGTTGCCACTATAACGGAGAGCTCCAGTCGGCCACTCTCTGCTGTGTTTCAAAACATTCATCCATCCAGTCTGTGGAAGAGCCGCAAAGGCCAGCTGTCTTTTAACCAG GTGTCAGGGTCCGAGGGCGTGATGAGTGGGACCCTGCAGAGATGCAGAAACAGCAAGAGAAGTTGGAAAAACCTGTGGTTCCTCCTAAAAGACAAAGTTCTCTATACGTACCCACAGCCTGAG GAGAGGGTTGCATGCGAGACCCTCCCTCTATTGGGTTTTTCTGTGAGGTCAGAGGTTGAAGGAGAGAGCAGTATGTTTCAGCTGTACTGCAAAAGCACTCTCTTCTACACTTTTAGAGCCCAGGATTGTCACACTGCTCAGAGGTATACATATGTACACACTCATCCACTCATACCCTGCGGAAAATACCAGcattgttgtgttttggatgccaGTGTGCTGGCACCTCTACAGTATGTCTCCACACAGTACGGATATAGCATGTTAATGTAA
- the LOC127653676 gene encoding FYVE, RhoGEF and PH domain-containing protein 5-like isoform X2 yields MPNQDLKQAIAPNPRKFPQHHHTSNIYFNMLHPDRTLKPSNVRHQMTKMYRTIVLDQEELQEKRTVQTDETEQDVIVEQGDELGCGDELAQGIDLDLVEDLGGGESMDLHSNSCSKRVVNSNRVAEHIHLKEVGNIALGLTKNGVSSSHKSSSVVKLSSNTIYGQNAYTNAVLIDDIIYVKSFIEGLYPNGMSPNSMITSTMFSNEEDPDGIFQYSCDAGEALADKDGLSECDLFEQTEPSQIIETEENISGDITMLTMEEVLDSSELSSTSDEEEDDEMQEEIENIEEQGDNHLSGKSFSQYLLVAIEAPDNPLSDSSDLSSSVLEVEDNEMQKKKEQCEKLEDHNLSDKSSSLNLLSPSDSPDCPTSDGGCETLFRSDQPCFLSSSSSLSQPFFVSGAETVLDYEDVADANHNYCNKDSVELDHPENDQTILIPDLFSALSLIQQQSETKCQSLLSYEVEESIGQEVVPKSMTTENVTGLTEEHVYEETEPNIQANDLLQNRKYFMTRSISVETPSKKLDLISSPATGNARLLLHPHSFYPDQCFLENGQLALTGSLGCLSQGVHISTDLAKVTRVDIPPPFELASITKRPIRKSSPSLTNKMTSSCKKPDFGFKRYLLPLRFLRKSERKSMMDNRSISSRSSSESSPQVLCKNLDLIRHSMGSPELMRTPDCTQPTSRSSFIFPKNRHKQELNLTLNTNLTSSSSSIVPNNLLHSHFEPLPLSKSRSFSSTNPDSSEYENVQNASTHYENVQIRLLNPIIESQRNQSSTSDTDGYVDMSSLPGFHGKSQSSEQETDSTYTFCSPNVRPDGTVGVSVGVACTREKRTKTSDKLAVSCSRAFYSAKELLDSEAQHVKTLQLLFETVEADERLSTLWTEIPDICTLHQDIHTLLEACIKEWDQNEGIAEIILAKKTSFSIFSSYISHYDEKVNYVEQMQSTLPDVATLKKHLLQVIVRILQYRMLLTEYLNNLSPDSREFQDTQDALAVVSDVAYHVNDSLQYGADLLLLVYIEHSVLGLMDLLQPGRIFVKEGTLMKVSRKCKQPRHLFLMNDIMLYTYPQQDGKYRLINTLPLAGMEVSKPMIENAQNVLKIDVKDISITLTASSCIERDSWFFTLNRTLLDLGPAPEVPVDCLEFLGVPEVCLGENAPPLLCVSQVTVCMNCPSHFSLTNRRHHCHACGKVVCRDCCRKKFPLKYMKNRRAKVCDQCYTELRKHDVATITESSSRPLSAVFQNIHPSSLWKSRKGQLSFNQVSGSEGVMSGTLQRCRNSKRSWKNLWFLLKDKVLYTYPQPEERVACETLPLLGFSVRSEVEGESSMFQLYCKSTLFYTFRAQDCHTAQRYTYVHTHPLIPCGKYQHCCVLDASVLAPLQYVSTQYGYSMLM; encoded by the exons ATGCCTAATCAGGACCTCAAACAAGCAATTGCACCCAATCCTAGAAAATTTCCCCAGCATCATCATACTTCTAACATTTATTTCAATATGCTCCACCCTGACAGAACACTTAAACCCTCAAATGTAAGACATCAAATGACGAAAATGTATAGAACAATAGTGCTGGACCAGGAGGAGTTACAAGAGAAGAGGACAGTCCAAACAGATGAGACAGAACAGGATGTTATTGTGGAACAGGGGGATGAGTTAGGATGTGGGGATGAGTTGGCACAGGGAATTGACTTAGATTTGGTGGAGGATTTAGGAGGCGGCGAGTCAATGGACCTTCACTCTAATTCATGCAGTAAGAGAGTGGTAAATAGTAACAGAGTGGCAGAGCATATACACTTAAAGGAAGTAGGTAATATAGCATTGGGATTGACAAAAAATGGCGTATCATCATCACATAAAAGTTCCAGTGTTGTTAAATTATCCTCTAATACAATATACGGACAAAATGCATACACTAATGCAGTGCTAATTGACGAtataatctatgtaaaatcttttaTTGAAGGATTATATCCAAATGGAATGTCCCCCAATAGTATGATTACAAGCACAATGTTTTCAAATGAAGAAGACCCAGATGGGATATTTCAATACAGTTGTGATGCAGGCGAGGCATTGGCAGACAAAGATGGACTTTCTGAGTGTGACCTATTTGAACAAACAGAACCTTCACAAATTATAGAGACAGAAGAGAACATCAGCGGAGATATAACGATGCTCACAATGGAGGAGGTATTGGACAGTTCTGAATTGTCTTCAACTTCCGAtgaggaagaggatgatgaaATGCAGGAGGAAATAGAAAACATTGAGGAACAAGGAGATAATCATTTGTCAGGCAAAAGTTTTTCACAATATCTCCTGGTAGCAATTGAGGCTCCAGACAATCCCTTATCAGATAGTTCTGATCTGTCTTCATCTGTCCTTGAGGTAGAGGATAATgaaatgcagaagaaaaaagagCAATGTGAGAAACTAGAAGATCATAATTTGTCTGACAAAAGTTCTTCACTCAATCTCTTGTCACCCAGTGACTCTCCAGACTGTCCCACATCGGATGGTGGATGTGAAACCCTCTTTCGGTCTGATCAGCCCTGTTTCTTGAGTTCCTCATCTTCTCTATCCCAGCCATTCTTTGTCTCAGGAGCTGAGACAGTCTTAGACTATGAGGATGTAGCAGATGCAAATCATAATTACTGTAACAAAGATTCAGTGGAGCTAGATCACCCTGAGAATGATCAGACCATCCTAATCCCTGACCTCTTCAGTGCCCTCTCACTTATTCAACAGCAATCTGAAACCAAATGCCAAAGTTTACTATCATATGAAGTTGAGGAGAGCATTGGGCAAGAAGTTGTTCCAAAGAGTATGACAACTGAAAATGTAACTGGTCTTACAGAAGAACATGTGTATGAAGAGACAGAGCCAAACATCCAAGCAAATGACCTTCTTCAGAACAGGAAGTACTTTATGACTCGCTCTATATCTGTGGAAACCCCCAGTAAGAAACTTGACCTAATTAGTAGCCCAGCAACAGGAAATGCCCGGCTTTTGCTACACCCACACTCCTTCTATCCAGATCAATGTTTCCTTGAAAATGGTCAGCTCGCACTAACTGGTTCTTTAGGATGTCTTTCACAAGGCGTCCACATCTCAACAGACTTAGCTAAAGTGACTAGAGTGGATATACCACCCCCTTTTGAACTAGCTTCCATCACTAAACGACCAATAAGAAAAAGTTCACCATCCCTGACCAACAAAATGACTTCCTCTTGCAAGAAACCTGATTTTGGGTTTAAACGTTACCTACTGCCATTACGATTCCTCAGGAAATCTGAACGGAAAAGCATGATGGATAATCGCTCAATTTCCTCCAGGTCCTCCTCTGAGTCGAGTCCACAAGTGTTATGCAAAAACTTGGATTTAATCAGGCATAGCATGGGCAGCCCTGAGTTAATGAGGACCCCAGATTGCACACAACCAACATCCCGCTCTTCCTTTATTTTCCCAAAAAATAGGCATAAACAGGAACTTAACTTAACCCTTAATACTAATTTAACTTCCAGCTCCAGTTCTATAGTGCCCAATAATTTGTTACATTCCCACTTTGAGCCCCTACCCCTTTCTAAATCTCGATCTTTTTCATCTACCAATCCTGACTCATCGGAATACGAGAATGTTCAAAATGCTTCTACTCACTATGAGAATGTGCAGATTCGCCTATTGAACCCCATCATTGAGAGTCAACGAAATCAGAGTTCAACCAGTGACACTGATGGTTATGTGGATATGAGCAGTCTACCAGGCTTCCATGGCAAAAGTCAGTCTTCTGAGCAAGAGACAGATAG TACCTACACTTTCTGTTCTCCGAATGTGAGGCCAGATGGAACAGTGGGTGTGTCTGTAGGTGTGGCTTGTACAAGAGAGAAAAGGACAAAGACATCTGACAAACTG GCTGTCAGCTGCTCAAGGGCATTCTACAGTGCTAAAGAGCTTTTGGACAGTGAAGCACA gcATGTTAAGACTTTACAACTTCTCTTTGAG ACTGTTGAAGCGGATGAGAGGCTGAGTACACTGTGGACAGAGATACCTGATATTTGTACCCTCCACCAAGATATACACACACTACTGGAGGCCTGCATCAAGGAATG GGATCAGAATGAAGGAATTGCTGAAATCATCTTGGCAAAGAAGACAAGTTTTTCCATCTTCTCCTCTTACATCAGCCATTATGATGAAAAAGTGAATTATGTGGAACAAATGCAAAgcaca TTACCAGATGTGGCAACCTTGAAAAAGCACTTGCTGCAGGTCATTGTGCGCATCCTACAATACCGAATGCTGCTAACAG AATACCTGAATAATCTCTCACCAGACTCCAGAGAATTCCAAGATACACAAG ATGCTTTGGCAGTGGTCTCAGATGTTGCTTATCATGTCAATGACAGCCTCCAGTACGGA GCAGATCTTTTGCTATTGGTCTATATTGAACACAGTGTTCTAGGTCTGATGGATCTCCTACAGCCTGGAAGG ATTTTTGTGAAAGAAGGTACCCTCATGAAGGTCAGCAGGAAGTGCAAGCAGCCCCGTCACCTTTTTCTG atgaaTGACATTATGCTCTACACATATCCTCAGCAAGATGGCAAATATAGACTCATCAACACATTACCACTGGCAGGGATGGAG GTCAGCAAGCCAATGATAGAGAATGCTCAGAATGTATTGAAAATTGATGTGAAAGACATAAGCATCACTTTGACTGCCAG CTCCTGCATCGAACGAGACAGTTGGTTTTTTACACTGAATCGGACGTTGCTGGACCTTGGCCCAGCACCAGAAGTCCCAGTGGACTGTCTTGAG TTCTTAGGGGTGCCAGAGGTTTGTCTTGGCGAGAATGCTCCTCCACTTTTGTGCGTCTCTCAGGTGACAGTTTGCATGAACTGTCCCTCTCATTTTAGCCTCACAAATAGACGACATCACTGCCATGCCTGTGGCAAG GTTGTTTGCAGAGATTGTTGCAGGAAGAAGTTCCCCCTTAAATACATGAAGAACAGACGGGCCAAAGTGTGTGATCAATGTTACACTGAGCTTCGTAAGCATG ATGTTGCCACTATAACGGAGAGCTCCAGTCGGCCACTCTCTGCTGTGTTTCAAAACATTCATCCATCCAGTCTGTGGAAGAGCCGCAAAGGCCAGCTGTCTTTTAACCAG GTGTCAGGGTCCGAGGGCGTGATGAGTGGGACCCTGCAGAGATGCAGAAACAGCAAGAGAAGTTGGAAAAACCTGTGGTTCCTCCTAAAAGACAAAGTTCTCTATACGTACCCACAGCCTGAG GAGAGGGTTGCATGCGAGACCCTCCCTCTATTGGGTTTTTCTGTGAGGTCAGAGGTTGAAGGAGAGAGCAGTATGTTTCAGCTGTACTGCAAAAGCACTCTCTTCTACACTTTTAGAGCCCAGGATTGTCACACTGCTCAGAGGTATACATATGTACACACTCATCCACTCATACCCTGCGGAAAATACCAGcattgttgtgttttggatgccaGTGTGCTGGCACCTCTACAGTATGTCTCCACACAGTACGGATATAGCATGTTAATGTAA